From Anaerolineales bacterium, one genomic window encodes:
- a CDS encoding SIMPL domain-containing protein (The SIMPL domain is named for its presence in mouse protein SIMPL (signalling molecule that associates with mouse pelle-like kinase). Bacterial member BP26, from Brucella, was shown to assemble into a channel-like structure, while YggE from E. coli has been associated with resistance to oxidative stress.) has translation MKPASILLVGFTALGVFLLPSRTSTNVETQTPRTITVSGEAEIRVVPDEVQITLGVETWSERLDSAKHENDSRVEAVIDTAKDFGVEPQHIQTDHISIEPTYESYSYTSMRIVTGYFVRRTIVVTLRDISVFDDLLSEVVESGANYVHGIQFRTTELRKHRDDARELAINAAREKAVALAGELDQSIGLPNNIREDQVGWWSWYSSGWWGARYGGTMSQNVIQESTQVSTMSDDGMAPGQISVTARVTVVFELN, from the coding sequence ATGAAACCGGCGTCCATTCTTCTCGTAGGTTTTACCGCCCTGGGGGTTTTCCTCTTGCCCTCCAGGACGTCAACGAACGTCGAAACCCAGACACCGCGCACGATCACCGTCAGCGGGGAGGCGGAGATCCGCGTCGTCCCAGATGAAGTCCAGATCACGCTGGGGGTTGAAACATGGAGCGAAAGGCTGGACAGCGCCAAACACGAGAACGACTCCCGCGTCGAAGCCGTGATCGACACCGCAAAGGACTTCGGTGTCGAACCGCAGCACATCCAGACCGACCACATCAGCATCGAGCCGACGTACGAATCTTACAGCTACACTTCGATGCGCATCGTCACCGGCTACTTCGTACGCCGCACGATCGTCGTCACGCTGCGCGACATCAGCGTGTTCGACGATTTACTCTCGGAAGTCGTCGAATCGGGCGCGAATTACGTACACGGGATCCAATTCCGCACCACGGAGCTTCGCAAGCACCGCGACGATGCCCGCGAATTGGCGATCAACGCCGCACGGGAAAAAGCGGTGGCGCTCGCCGGGGAATTGGATCAATCCATCGGCCTGCCCAACAACATCCGCGAAGATCAGGTAGGTTGGTGGTCCTGGTACTCGTCCGGCTGGTGGGGCGCACGCTACGGCGGCACGATGAGCCAGAACGTGATCCAGGAATCGACTCAGGTTTCCACGATGAGCGACGACGGCATGGCCCCGGGTCAAATATCCGTCACGGCGCGGGTCACCGTCGTGTTCGAACTGAATTGA
- a CDS encoding TIGR00266 family protein, producing the protein MRYEVIGQVMQSVDVHLGQGESMYTESGGMAWMRGEIDMKTDTRGGLMKGLGRALAGESLFMTTYTCRAGEALIVFTPEAPGKVLDVQLASGQTLICQKDAFMCAEGSAQLEMFFRKRLGAGLFGGEGFILQKVTGPGVVFLEIPGELREYTLASGELLQVDPGHVAAYEPTVDFDIMRVKGVKNIFFGGEGLFLASLKGPGRVWLQTMPISNLAAKLRPYFPSKG; encoded by the coding sequence ATGCGATACGAAGTGATCGGACAAGTGATGCAGAGCGTCGATGTACATCTGGGGCAGGGAGAATCCATGTACACCGAATCCGGTGGAATGGCCTGGATGCGCGGCGAAATCGACATGAAAACCGACACGCGCGGGGGTTTGATGAAGGGACTCGGCCGCGCCCTGGCCGGAGAATCACTCTTCATGACCACATATACGTGCCGGGCTGGCGAGGCGTTGATCGTCTTTACACCCGAAGCGCCGGGAAAGGTACTGGACGTTCAACTTGCCAGCGGACAAACCCTCATCTGCCAGAAGGATGCTTTCATGTGCGCGGAAGGATCGGCCCAATTGGAGATGTTCTTCCGCAAGCGACTCGGGGCCGGCCTCTTCGGCGGGGAAGGGTTCATCCTGCAGAAGGTGACCGGGCCGGGCGTCGTCTTTTTGGAAATTCCCGGCGAGTTGCGCGAATACACCCTGGCCTCCGGCGAGTTGCTGCAAGTCGATCCCGGGCACGTCGCCGCGTACGAGCCGACGGTCGATTTCGACATCATGCGCGTCAAGGGCGTGAAGAATATCTTCTTCGGAGGCGAAGGCCTATTCCTGGCCTCGCTCAAAGGCCCCGGCCGTGTGTGGCTGCAGACAATGCCGATCTCGAACCTGGCTGCGAAACTGCGCCCCTATTTTCCCTCGAAGGGATGA